In Juglans regia cultivar Chandler chromosome 13, Walnut 2.0, whole genome shotgun sequence, the DNA window CCAGCTTGAACCGCAACACTGAGTATTCCCCTCCCTGCTCTGAAGCCCAAATCCCGGCCCAGGCCCATCTGTGATACCCCCTGACCCATGACATTGAGGCTTCTCATCCCTTCTTTAGAGCCCAACTCTTGGCCCAGGCCCATCTGCGAAACCCCCTTCCACTTAATGCACTGTTTATTCCAGATTATGTCTTCCAACAATACCCCCACTTTTTCCTCCATATCAGCCAACGCCTGCAACATCCTTTCCTCATTCGAACCCACCATCTCTCTACCATCTCCCTCAAGCCTCTATGCGACGTTCGAAATAGCCAAGCCTGGTATTTCTGCCCTCCCTGCATGCTTCGCAGCTTGAGGCAGCACCCTTTGGACTTGGAGCACGTCCTTGTATGACTGAGAACCATCTGCCATCGTCAAAGGTGGGAACACCTGTGATGCACTACCATCTCTTCCAACCTCCATCGACATGCCTGCCTGCTGCAGCCTACCCAAGCCACCTTTCACTCTGTTTTCCTCACCCGAAACAAATGATGGAGAAAAGATCTCCTTCAAGGTTTCCTCAAGATTCCTccacccctcccccttcctcccttCCAACACCACGACTAggcctctcttcttctcttggcCATACTCCGACAAAAAGAAGATCCTGCCATAGTGATTGCAGCCCCTCTGCACCACAAGCACCTGGTTTCCTTTTCTACGAGTTCTCAGGAACTGAGATGAACCCACTAAAGCTACACATTCCCTCACCATTTGAACCCAACCACCCTAGAGCTTCATGATCAATAGAAATATATTTCACCACATGGCGACTGCTCTTCGTGATTCTCCACCATCTCTCGTTTTCTCTCTTAAACGCAAATGACTTCTGATCAATGAGTACCTCTCTTCAAAAACCCCATCGCAACCAACCAACACCACAAACCAAGAGAAACAACACGCTAATCTCCGCAAGGAATTAACGCCATTAACGTAAACCCTCCACTGGGGACCTTCAGTGTGTAAGACTAAGAGTTCAGGTGAACTCAATCCACTGCAATGCACTTGGTGTATCGATGCACAAGTTGATGCTTAGACAACTCTACTTAAAGTTTGCGTATGCAAGTATTATAATTGATCAGCTAAACACTTGGAACATGAGATGAAACATCATTAAACAaacaagtttattttataaataaagttttGGTCGAGCCAATAAAAATCCACCCTAGGACCTTTCCTTGCATTGTTATTATTGTAGTGTGGAAAACCTctgtccctctctctcctccagGCACCTATAATAAATCTTAGATACCTGTACAGCTTTGCATGGTTTACTGCATCTATTTTGGTTAGAATTTAATGACCAGTTCAAAGACATTATAAAATGGCTTGAAGAAccaaaaatatgtttggattatatatattgtgcaGAAGTTAGCCTAAGGttccttatcaaaaaaaagttaGCCTAAGATTCTGTTAAATTTGTGTATGTTGGAGGGAAATTAACTTGGGGCAGATTTGGAAAATCTGTCTACATGTGCTTGGTGGGTTTAAGATTTGGCACAATAAGCAAATTAAGGGCTTACAACTTAGAATTGTTAAAGGCAGTGATTACTGTTTATGGTTCAGCTGAAAAAATTTCAAAGACAGCAAGAATTCTGGGCAGcaataaaattacatatgtTACGGTTTGTTTCTTTGGTTAATTGGTGCAAAGGCTAAACAGAAAAGATGATAATAATCACTCTAGACATTGAAACcttccataaataaaaaagggacATACTTTACCTCTCAAACTACCACTTCTTTTGCAATATAACCATCAACCAACCAAAATTACCAATTCGCCCCAATTTGAAACATAAGTTGCAATTTACCCTTTGAAACACCCATTCCCATAAGTCAGGAATGTCACatacattcataacataatgccTGGTAAAGAGATTCGAGATCataaaaatacctcatttattgaatcaTAATAGAAAAGCTGAAACATAACAAAATGACAAACTAGTTCTATGTGATAGTCACTTATTCAAATGTCTTAATCATAAATTAAGCCCATGTGAAAATAACACTTATTCAAGGTCTAAGTCTCTGAAAATATTCTACTCCTGGCACTCCATCTCTGTATCCACACAATTATCATTTggacattaaaacataaaatcgagaaacaaatgagtcgaagactcagtaaTAGCACATCATACTGTAAACTTAACTTAACATCAGGCTTAACTAAGAAAACATTCATGCGTAGACATACATACACATAGCATATTGACCATTCATCTGTAACATAGGTGGAATTAACATAATCATAGCAATACATGTAACATGATGCATGAATGATTGACTCCACGCATGGCTTAttcatcttgtctttcacttagTGGCCATCATAACCTACGTGCATTGGTCCAATTGTCGTTGGTTGcatataacatatcataacatatggtgaaccacaCTTGGGTCTGTGGCACCTCATAACGGTGAAACACACTTGGGTCAATGTTATCACataacatatggtgaaccacgtTTCGGTCCGTGACACCGCATACATATCATAATATGTAGTGAAACATGCTTTGGTCTGTGTTATCACATAGCATACAtgtggtggaccacgcttaagtttgtggcttgcacatccacccataacatAAGGAGTGAAACACGTTTGGGTCAGTGTTATCACataacatatggtgaaccacgcttgGGTCCATGGCAGTGCATACATATCATAATATGCAGTGAAACACGCTTTGGTCTGTGTTATCACATAACATCATAGCATACATGTAGTGGACCACGCTTAAgtttgtggcttgcacatccacccataacatAAGGACAATCTTAAGGCTTGCTCATCATTCATATGTCTCCTTAACTTTCATAATGCATGTGAATCTATTGACCTCATGAATTTACATGGTGTGACATATTCatatacatggcataacattAAACATGGCCTATTGACATGAGCCTTACGTAACATAGCATAGCAtagacatggcataacatgatcTAAGCATTACATAAAGTAACGCGAACATTACATGGTATACGTGTGATTTTCATGACATATCATCCATTCTAACAACAATCCATATCAACATAGAACATAGTCTCATTCACAAGCATATCATTGTAATTCATCTAGGTTCATGAAAAGGGGCTAACCTTGAATTGGCTCGTAGCGTAGCATAggtaaatatcacatttttcatgcaaaaaCAGAATATTTACAGCACACATAAAGTTATAATCATGCTACTTGCCTGTTAGCACTGCTTCTTGAATCTCACTTCGCAATTCGATTCCTAAAAGAAGTGCTAAACGTTACTAAATTTCTAGAAACCGTGTCGtaatatcttaattaattattcacaCGCTAGGGaaattaatctaataaaatatttagttatatactaaatttaatagatagtagtattatataattatttaaatactaatatcacATCTTAACTTTAAAATTAGAACTTAGCAGCGTAATTAGGCTTAATATAAATCTATTAGATATGCTGAgtaaatctcaatttaaaaaataggttTAATCACGTTACacgttttaaatataaaatttaaccCTTTATAAAATTACTGCtgtaaaatgatttgtaaaaacATAATGTAGACCCTTGAGAAATTGCTATGTAAATTTGAATACTTAAAACATGGCCCACAATTAAGGCAAGTCCAATATAAAACTCAATCCCAACTTAAAAATACATTTCCGATTAAACATCAAGCCCAGCCCACATAAGGAAATCAGCCCACGTAATGAACAaggttaaaacataaaatctgtCATAGATGATAGAAGAGCAAAAAACTTAATGAGAATAACTTCACACAGGTGTATCAGTTATTCTCCAAATAACAGCAACCAACAGTAGCATGGCACGTAGGATATACATCTTTCCAATGGTGGGAGGCATtgtagaggaaaaaataaaaacccaaggGTCTGTCGAAACCGCAACTCACCCCCCTCTCTCTCGCCTTCCTTCTCCTTCCCACATTCAGAACcctagccctctctctctctctctctgggttcGCCATTCATAAGAAAGATGGGTTCCTTATTTACAGTTTGTCTTCAATTTACAGTTCATCGAATCAGGATGAGGAAGGCAAAGATTTCAggttttattttgactttaagcaTTTAAAAGATGCAGCATCTGTGTTGGACCATGGTCAATTTTGGTCAGATTGGAATTAATAAATGGCAGAAGAAAGATGGGTTGTTTTCCCTCCTCTTCTTacttctaaaaaagaaaacaaaaatctgtaTTTGGACCCAGCTTCAAAAACTCATCTCAGATTTATCCATTGGACAACTTCTTTATGGATTTGCGAGGACAGGACAgatacaagaaaacaaaaatctgcATTTGGACCTAGCACAGGACAGATACAAGATCAGTTCCTCTACAGATCAGATTGGAGTAATCGCCTACAAAAGAGTTGTATTTTTATACCATGTGATTTGCAGAAGTTGCAGGGTATGGTGCGATGGTCTGGGTTGTGCCGGTCTGGGTTCGCCGGAAGGGTTGCTCCTCCACCGGCGTACGGCGTGCGGCTTGGTCTCCGATAAGTCTCTATGGCCAGGTTCATCCCTTTCTGTAGTTCACCCATTTCTATGGTGCGGCCAGGTTCATGCTAAGACCATGTGCTCAGCTGATGTGTCATTTTACTATTAGTCTCCGATAAGTCTCCCTTATAGGATATACCGGTCCAAAGAGGAACTGAAACTTAATTGCTCAAAACTTGCATGTATTTTTCAGTAAagctaaaaaaaacaaaacttgcaTGTACTTTTCAGTAAAgctaaagaaaacaaaaaggcaTGAACAACTGAAAGGAAACAATCATTCTCTGGAGAAAAGAAGGGCCATGCGACGAATCTGGGGTGACAGGAAGTGACCTGCGACACAAGTTTctaagagagagaaggaaatcgTAAACACtaagtgagagaaaaatgaattttgtggTCTTTAGACTGAGAACCATgatgaaaagagaaagaggaagattCCGGCTTGGGCTCACCAGGACAGTGGGAGTTCGACGGGAGGCGACTGGCCAGCAGTTTCTGGGTTGCCGAGTGGTATTCTGACTTCCCGACGGTGTCCTCTGGATGATTCCGGTGAGGTGAGAGTCTTGGTTTGTGTAAGGAAGACTACGGTGGTTTTTTTGTATAGGAGGGAATTTGCTTTCACTATGCGATAGGGGTTCTAGCTGCAGAATATTGTGGGTTTGGTGAAGGGAAATTGGGGGGAACATAGAGTATATATGTGAGGGTTTTatgcttgtaaaaaaaaaaaaaaaccacggTTACAATTTTGAAAGGTTTTCGGACAAGGAAACAAATCATCCCGAGAGATAGGGGCGTGAAGAGGGTGGTGGACGAatcctcaaataaaaataaactcttaaaaattggattttaaactaataataatactagtaataataataataatacttataATCAAAACCGTATGTTACACCCTTTTGTTATGATCTAACCGTTAAGATGGACAAAAAATTCTGGGGCATCAAATGATCTTAATGGTTGGATGTTAAAGGAGGGGGAAATTGGAAAAAGAGTGGTAATTTGGGGTGATGAGGCAACTTTGGTTGTGTGGTTGTCATGTTGCAAAAGAATTAATAGTTTTAGGGGGTAAAGTGTAATTTAAgctaaaaaactcattttttctgTTTATCACTTTATCTCTCTGAAATTATTTGAGATCAAATGCACATTTATGTATACTTTAGATCTTAACACCCGCTGGTAGGACTAGAACTCCTAGTTTTATTAGTAAATAAACTCctaattagattagatgaaagCCCACACATAAGAAcctataagttaaataaaactcCTTCATGGAAAATAAACCTGTGGCCCACAAGCAGCTGAATGATGCAAATATACTTAAttctagaaaaatcaaatagTAATAAACTTACTAGCACGGACACTTATTTTCTCACCAAGCGGGCTTATTGCTTGGTTTTGCATCTTAGGCTTCCAAAGAGAATCCTTTGTATCCAACCATACTGGAGATGCGATATTACTAATAATCCATTAAAATGGTAAGACAAAGTGTGATCTGGTAAATTGGTAAGGAATTGCACGATGTACTATTGAAGATCAgcaattatttatcatctaagGACCTCACTATAATTATCTGTTTCTTCAACCACAttctgcccccccccccccaactctTTCTTTATTTAGTATAGTTGGTTATGTACTTATTTCTCTTCTATGCCAGGTCAGACACCGAGCGCCTACAGAGTCTTACAGAAAAACAAGCTCAACAAATTGCTGAAAATACTCTGTACATCAAAGAGTTAGAAGATAGAGAGAGGGTGTTAGCTCAAAATGTGATTATCTATTTTGTCAAGAAATTGGAAGTTTTCTGGGTGAATTCCTAGAGCATACTCTTGCCAATTTTGATGTCAGTTCTTTGTTGCTATAGATTGAAGAACTATTGgttgaaataaaagaaatcaacGCCGAGGTTGCTAGGTGGAGGGAAGCGTGTGAGTTGGAAGTGGAAGCtgggaaaaatgaaattatagaACGTAACAAAGTGGTAaaggtttatttgttttttgatatCAGTGCTTCTCGATATACTGTTGTTTTGTGTGTTAGCTAGCTATGTAGTTGCAtgctttctttattttattttttttgccagGCAATTGGAATAAAGGGGATTTGCCCTGTGGACATCCCACACTGTTCCATACTTGGGATGGGTTGAGGTGCCACCTAGCAAAAGGACCATAGCGCTTTCTTGCTTATTAGAGTTTTGCTTCATGTGTCTCATTAGCCAGAGGTGTCATGGTGTGATTATGGTAACTAATGCAATGATTATTTTGCACATGAAGCTTGTAGTCTTTCATGCATTTAACTTGGAAATGCAAGCAGCTCCCTTTATATTACAGATGGCCAAAGTACATTAGTCTATGAACTCAAATGCTCCCAAATTCCCAATTCCTATGAGAGCTCTGACTAATGCACAAAGGTACAATGTTAGCCACATCACCAACCTTAAGTTGAAATAACATCCTTGGCTAGGGAATGCTTCAATTTTGACTTTGCAATCCAAATATAAGTTCTAAGGGGACTATAAAATGGCATGCTGCATGCTCAAGCTTCAAGACAACCATTgttccaatattttttattttgtagaatAGACCCTGCCTCCCAAAAACAATTGGGGAGAAGGTACTTGACATGCCTATGCATTTGCATGGCTCAGATTTTATTGGGTGCTCTATAACAAATAGATGTGATGTGGGGAATATGTAAATTGTATACAAAACAGGGGAtaaagattttaatttgttgtatGATATCAATTGGAGTGGTATGTATAAATGCAGGCGTGGATATTCCcatttcttttaacttttggcCTCATCATTTATGTAGAAGAAAGTAAAagcatcaaaataatattaaagcaGTCGAATGGAATAATgaagttttaataaatacaGAATATTTGGCAGATGAGCTGAATGCTTTGGATTGGATTTTTGTTGTTTGTATTCACTGATTATGAATTGTATAAAGCTTCAATTAGGAGGGTGTTGCTTATCCACGTCTGATCTAACAAAAGTTGAATGGTTGATACTTATTTCATACCGTGGTTGAAAATGCTATGCTGAAATCCTATGGTTTTGCTCCATAGGGTGTTTATATGGTAGGAAAAAGTTTTCTCTCCATACACTCTCGCACTGAGGATGAGTCTTGGTGTTTAACAACGAGATCATCATGGTGTACTCAAGACAGATTCTTATAGAATCTAAGGTTTTCGTATTGTCTGAGGAAGGTAGACGATGGATTTGCTTAACAGAGAGAAGTTGGAAGGTTACAAAAGCACTGATCTTGGAGATGCTCACGGCGAACTAGTTTATTGGAGCCCTTGAGGATTACTCGACTGGAGATAAAAAGGAATTCTTTGCAACCTCATGGGATGGTAATAGAAGCTACATTGCGCAAAGATGTTCCAATGCTCAAGGTCGATATATGGCACTGGTGGAATATGGCGGTGGTGGCAGAAGGAATTTTGTCTTCATACCTGAAGCAATGGAGGGGAAAGGGTGGAAAAATTGGCGGAAGCAATGAAGGAAGCTTACAGTAGCTTGGATAAGGAGAGAGAGGCTGGTTTCTTAAGGTCTCAATATCCAACACAGAAAATGCTGATGAACACTATGACTAAGTCCTACGCAGAGGTGGTCCGGTCATCGGGGCTTACTGCTGGCAGTGATGAAACAGAAACAAGTGCTCAAGGAGAAGCAGCAGCTGCAGTACCAGGGATGAAGAGCAATTATGGAATTTTGAAGGCAAAGAAGGCAGCCGTTGTGGATGTAGGACAGAGACATTCATAACCTGAGCAAGTCTGCAGAAATAACATTGAAATGGTAAAAGGCCCCCTAACCAAGAAAGGACGCACAAAAGGGTCTGAAGATCTTCCTCTTGTTAAACAAGATCTGCTATAATTGAGGAGTCTGGTCAATGTAATGATACAGTGGGTGGATAAGGCCATGGATAGGGGCCTGGGCCTAGGCTTGAGCCCGCCACACTTAAGCTTCGGCCAAAGTGGGCCGAGACAAAGAAGATTTACTTGGGCCTAGAAAGGTAAGGCACCAGCCCAGCCCAAACGCTGGTTGGTTAAGCAACCCAGCCCTCCTGTAATGGGCCCAGTGCTCATTATTGGCAGACACGCTGACAACCTCCAATCACCAGCCGGCGACCACAAAAATCATTGCCGGAAGCAGGTGACATGGTGGGAGGAACTTTTGACAATGGGCTACCAGAGTTGCCGCTGGAGTTGACGTTGCCGACGGCGTTAGAAGACAAGACAACTCATTTCCGGCGTGTAAGTGGCTCTCGGTTAGAGGAAGAGTGGCAGAACGAGGTGGTGACCTTCTCTGTCATAGAGGGAAGTCCCACTTCTGCCTTGGTTGCACTAAAACCTCAAAGGGTCACTGAGATGCTGATGGAGGACAACATTGAGACATTGGGAGTTCAGGATACCCAAACCAAGGCTGGCACTTTGGTAATATTCACACAATAACAAGGAGGTGGTGGTAGCAGATGGGATGAATATTGAACACAATAACAAGGATTGAGATGAGCCTACCCGTTTGAGTTCAATCATTCCGCTGAAACACCAGACTTTAGCTTCAGATTGGGTTTTACTTGAAGCTGAGGAGAGTCAAATGTATGTAGGACTCCCATGCATTGGCTTTGAAGATAAGTTTTTGGCTCTACTTGCTGCAATTGAAGCTGGACAGTCTAATTCGGACATGAAATGCCACTCAAACAAGAAGAGGGCAAGGGAATTGAAGTGACTTGTTCGGTGAATTACGAAGGGAGTGCAAGTTGTGGAGGGACAAAGGGTAGGCCAAAAC includes these proteins:
- the LOC118344272 gene encoding uncharacterized protein LOC118344272; this encodes MQHLCWTMVNFGQIGINKWQKKDGLFSLLFLLLKKKTKICIWTQLQKLISDLSIGQLLYGFARTGQIQENKNLHLDLAQDRYKISSSTDQIGVIAYKRVVFLYHVICRSCRVWCDGLGCAGLGSPEGLLLHRRTACGLVSDKSLWPVKLKKTKRHEQLKGNNHSLEKRRAMRRIWGDRK